In a single window of the Flavobacterium sp. W4I14 genome:
- a CDS encoding putative surface protein with fasciclin (FAS1) repeats (product_source=COG2335; cath_funfam=2.30.180.10; cleavage_site_network=SignalP-noTM; cog=COG2335; pfam=PF02469; smart=SM00554; superfamily=82153) → MTRLFISSCCFLFFLAVLSGCQKKEFDAFYERPAGLGDPIYQQLEARGNFKHLTAVIDKAGYKDILSKTGWWTFFAPNDAAFERFFKDQNIKGTAEVSDSMATSIVKYALVYNAYRKDQLSNYQMAGGAETGLGFAFKRKTAYYDWVQQKGDGVRTKVIATNRNVQSVRGVNTSAYVDGDNNNKYIPYFTTAFMTTGGMSAGDYNVFYPGSTYNGFNVAAAAVVNMDISAENGMIHEVDRVTLPLKSIDQYISSNANYSEFKALLDSLKFYVSNAYQTHRNFVATGSSDSVYVKGYNGLLAYSINNENYQQPGVNSYLANESQKSSWTIMAPTNEAFRAYRKKILAKYGNSFFKSTPPSIVIDFINSHMWPTALWPSKFAQGQNYLLETTTLNLDNAVDKQILSNAVFYGVNQAHSSNVFRTVYGVPYLDPTTNLTLLAYADGGSGVKIYTTQPGVRQTLLVMPDAVVTAAGYRYNEGSIGTTTTAWGYRTSPTASYSHNQIYRDNAFRLFKTGVLLTPTGELSSLSGSGIVESQSGDYVRYRNGKIQTSGTVDTGIDINITKTDATSINGIVYYVDAPLAFTDKNVGQHLQNLATSDPTRFSSFYWFVSTSSLYNATTKAISGMNTGIDNKYTMLVPDNAAITQAIKDGLLPGTKATGALPTAAPTSEAQKDMVRKFILYHIINGESVAVDGKKADNYLTLLQTESGDNTLLNILNQPSTLIITDRAGRTTQVNFSSSNQLSNRTLIHSISNYLNYNK, encoded by the coding sequence ATGACCAGACTTTTTATAAGTTCGTGTTGTTTTCTGTTTTTTCTGGCCGTTTTATCAGGATGCCAGAAAAAGGAATTTGATGCATTTTATGAGCGCCCAGCAGGTTTGGGAGATCCCATTTACCAACAGCTTGAAGCCAGGGGCAATTTTAAACACTTAACCGCGGTAATTGACAAAGCTGGTTATAAAGATATTTTAAGCAAAACAGGCTGGTGGACTTTCTTTGCGCCAAATGATGCGGCTTTTGAACGTTTTTTTAAAGATCAGAATATTAAAGGTACTGCCGAGGTCAGCGATTCGATGGCTACCTCAATTGTAAAATATGCCTTGGTATACAATGCTTACCGCAAAGACCAATTGAGTAACTACCAAATGGCAGGCGGAGCAGAAACTGGTCTTGGTTTTGCCTTTAAAAGAAAAACTGCTTATTACGATTGGGTACAACAAAAGGGTGATGGGGTGCGGACAAAAGTTATCGCCACCAACCGCAATGTACAATCGGTTAGAGGCGTAAATACTTCTGCTTATGTAGACGGTGATAACAACAATAAATACATCCCTTATTTTACCACGGCATTTATGACCACTGGTGGTATGAGTGCCGGCGATTATAACGTGTTTTACCCAGGTTCTACTTACAATGGCTTTAACGTAGCTGCTGCGGCAGTGGTAAATATGGATATCAGTGCTGAGAATGGCATGATCCACGAGGTAGACCGTGTTACCCTGCCTTTAAAAAGCATCGACCAATATATCAGTAGCAATGCCAATTACAGCGAGTTTAAAGCACTGCTCGATTCACTAAAATTTTATGTCTCTAATGCATACCAAACCCACCGCAACTTTGTAGCCACGGGCAGTTCCGATTCGGTGTATGTAAAAGGTTATAACGGTTTATTGGCTTATTCTATCAATAATGAGAATTATCAGCAGCCTGGGGTAAACAGCTATCTGGCAAACGAATCTCAAAAATCAAGCTGGACCATCATGGCGCCAACCAACGAGGCTTTTAGGGCTTACCGAAAAAAAATATTGGCCAAGTATGGCAATTCTTTCTTTAAAAGTACTCCACCAAGTATAGTAATCGATTTCATTAATTCGCACATGTGGCCAACAGCTTTATGGCCAAGTAAATTTGCTCAAGGTCAAAATTACCTGCTCGAAACCACAACCCTGAACTTAGATAATGCCGTGGATAAACAGATTTTGAGCAATGCCGTTTTTTATGGGGTAAACCAGGCGCACAGCTCAAATGTATTCCGGACGGTTTATGGTGTACCTTATCTTGATCCGACTACCAATCTTACTTTATTAGCCTATGCTGATGGAGGCTCAGGCGTTAAAATATATACCACACAACCAGGCGTAAGGCAAACCTTATTGGTAATGCCCGATGCGGTGGTAACAGCGGCAGGTTACCGCTACAACGAAGGCAGTATTGGTACCACAACTACTGCATGGGGCTACCGTACTTCGCCAACCGCAAGTTATTCGCATAACCAGATTTACCGTGATAATGCCTTTCGTTTGTTTAAAACAGGTGTTTTGCTTACGCCAACTGGCGAATTAAGCAGTTTGAGCGGTTCAGGTATTGTTGAAAGTCAGAGTGGCGATTATGTTCGCTACCGCAATGGAAAAATCCAGACCAGTGGAACAGTTGATACCGGTATCGATATCAACATTACCAAAACAGATGCAACTTCGATAAACGGCATTGTATATTATGTTGATGCGCCATTGGCTTTTACCGATAAAAATGTAGGTCAGCACCTGCAAAACCTGGCCACCAGTGATCCTACACGCTTTTCATCTTTTTACTGGTTTGTTTCAACTTCTTCACTCTACAATGCTACAACCAAAGCCATTTCAGGTATGAATACAGGTATTGATAATAAATATACCATGTTGGTGCCCGATAATGCGGCTATTACACAAGCTATTAAAGATGGTTTATTACCTGGAACAAAAGCTACGGGTGCTTTACCTACAGCGGCACCTACATCTGAGGCGCAGAAAGATATGGTAAGAAAATTTATCCTTTACCACATCATCAATGGCGAATCGGTAGCAGTTGACGGTAAAAAAGCCGATAACTATTTAACGCTGTTACAAACAGAATCTGGAGACAATACATTGCTGAACATCTTGAATCAGCCTAGTACCCTGATCATCACTGATCGGGCGGGACGCACTACGCAGGTGAATTTCAGTTCGAGTAATCAGCTCTCTAACCGTACCCTTATTCATTCCATTTCCAATTATCTCAATTACAATAAGTAA
- a CDS encoding TonB-linked SusC/RagA family outer membrane protein (product_source=TIGR04056; cath_funfam=2.170.130.10; pfam=PF00593,PF07715,PF13715; superfamily=49464,56935; tigrfam=TIGR04056), translated as MKIFLYKIFCLSVMILTIMGYSETLRAQQPVTVRGKVTDKKDKLEIIGASVIEVDQNKRTITGVSTDINGNFALRVTNTKNQLVVSFIGYNSHNAGVIGNRTTINVTLEPSSNSLQEVVLTAKKMVNNGTGLNIAERNSTIASATVSGKALEELAVTSIDQALAGRLSGVDFGTTSGDPGAGMSIRIRGTSSINGSAEPLIVLDGMPYETEIPSDFNFGTADEQGYAQLLNIAPSDIKDITVLKDAASTAVWGSRAANGVLLINTKRGERGRPVVSYNFKGSMAQQPNPIPFLTGDQYSMLIPEAVMNATGLPLDFLGNNGQNKAFQYDPSDAYYYYNYSNNTDWVKLITRNGYTQDHNVSMSGGGEKARYYASVGYLGQTGTTLGTDLSRITAKINLDYIVSSKLRFRTDVTYTHVDNNLNYDKSLRSTAINKMPNMSDYEYDEYGNKTAAYFSPISNIQGLYKATYNPLAMANEGASHLIGERITPKFNLQYDISPVLFSTVDVQFDINNTKSKTFLPQIATGQPSTETTVNRASDADGDSYNIQSKINLIYRPHLSEKHNLQGLISFQTNDTKSASYSVTTSNTASSEFQDPSNPSITNGTGLGLNSSQAQSRSVGVLLQAQYEFLDRYIINMNGRVDGNSKFSPDNRFGLFPGISTRWRISGEPFMKNLKFIDDLSLRLSYGASGKAPGSNYAYFNNYTPFSWSYAGRAAVYPSNIELSRLKWETVVGKNLGFNLWLFDSRVKIDAEIYQNTTKNMFYNDLRIAATTGYNAIDMNIGTMNNNGWEIGINTTPVKTKKWIVNFDFNISRNINSIQSISEFYPRESSIGLPDQGEYKSFLLIGNPFGSYYGFKYKGVYKDADATIARDQNGKEIVGPNGQTIYMRYNYPTVDYVFQPGDAMYEDINHDGNIDEKDMVYLGNSVPKFTGGFGPSVIFNGNLKVQAFFSYRYGYDIVNMAKITTTNMYGVNNQSTAVLRRWRNPGDVTDMPRALYGVGYNWLGSDRYVEDASFIRLSSVTVRYNFTQNMLKRVGVKSASIYVTGQNLYTWTKYTGQDPDVTSVGSSNPFSYAADGSLTPPSKTFTMGLTLGL; from the coding sequence ATGAAAATATTTCTATATAAAATTTTCTGTCTATCTGTTATGATTTTAACAATCATGGGATATTCAGAAACCCTCCGTGCACAGCAGCCCGTTACCGTGCGCGGAAAAGTAACCGACAAAAAAGATAAGCTCGAGATTATAGGTGCCTCGGTCATTGAGGTAGATCAGAATAAAAGAACCATTACCGGGGTAAGTACCGATATCAACGGGAATTTCGCCCTGCGGGTAACCAATACTAAAAACCAGCTTGTGGTATCATTTATTGGGTATAATAGCCATAATGCTGGTGTGATTGGTAACCGCACAACCATAAATGTAACGTTGGAGCCAAGTTCGAACAGTTTACAGGAAGTGGTGTTAACCGCCAAAAAAATGGTTAATAACGGAACAGGCTTAAACATAGCCGAGCGTAACTCTACTATTGCATCTGCAACGGTTAGCGGTAAAGCTTTAGAAGAATTGGCGGTAACTTCAATCGATCAGGCTTTGGCCGGACGTTTATCAGGAGTAGATTTTGGTACCACTTCAGGAGATCCGGGAGCAGGAATGTCGATCAGGATCCGTGGTACTTCATCCATCAACGGTTCTGCAGAGCCGCTCATTGTACTTGATGGCATGCCCTATGAAACCGAAATTCCTTCTGATTTTAACTTCGGAACTGCCGATGAGCAGGGATATGCGCAGCTTTTAAATATTGCACCATCCGATATTAAAGATATCACCGTTTTAAAAGATGCAGCCTCTACTGCGGTTTGGGGATCGAGGGCGGCCAATGGTGTACTTCTGATTAATACCAAACGTGGCGAAAGGGGAAGGCCTGTGGTATCATACAATTTTAAAGGTTCGATGGCACAGCAGCCTAATCCCATTCCTTTTTTAACGGGCGATCAATACTCAATGCTCATTCCAGAAGCGGTAATGAATGCTACAGGTTTACCCCTCGACTTTTTAGGCAACAACGGACAGAATAAAGCCTTTCAATACGACCCGTCTGATGCCTATTATTACTACAACTATAGCAACAACACCGATTGGGTAAAACTGATTACCCGCAATGGCTATACACAAGATCACAACGTTTCGATGAGTGGGGGTGGTGAAAAAGCGCGTTATTATGCATCGGTTGGTTATTTAGGTCAAACCGGAACTACTTTGGGAACCGATTTATCAAGGATTACAGCCAAAATCAATCTCGATTATATCGTATCGAGCAAACTAAGGTTCAGGACGGATGTAACCTATACACATGTGGATAATAACCTTAATTATGATAAATCTTTACGTAGCACGGCGATTAATAAAATGCCAAACATGTCTGATTATGAGTATGATGAATATGGAAATAAAACTGCAGCATATTTCTCGCCAATCTCCAATATTCAGGGCCTATATAAGGCAACTTATAATCCTTTGGCCATGGCGAATGAAGGTGCAAGCCATTTAATTGGTGAGCGCATTACGCCAAAATTTAATCTTCAGTACGATATTTCTCCGGTTTTATTTTCAACGGTAGATGTTCAATTCGATATTAATAACACCAAATCGAAAACCTTTTTACCTCAAATCGCTACAGGGCAACCAAGTACCGAAACTACGGTAAACCGTGCTTCTGATGCTGATGGGGATTCGTACAACATTCAGTCGAAAATTAACCTGATTTACCGTCCGCATTTAAGCGAAAAGCATAATCTTCAGGGTTTGATTTCTTTTCAAACCAACGATACTAAATCGGCCTCTTATTCAGTTACTACATCAAATACGGCATCTTCAGAATTTCAGGATCCTTCCAATCCGTCCATCACCAATGGAACTGGTCTGGGCTTAAATTCCAGTCAGGCACAATCCAGAAGTGTGGGTGTGCTGTTGCAGGCACAATATGAATTTTTAGACCGTTACATCATCAACATGAATGGTAGGGTAGATGGTAACTCCAAATTCTCGCCAGATAACCGTTTTGGTCTTTTTCCGGGGATTTCTACCCGATGGAGAATTTCGGGCGAACCTTTTATGAAAAACCTCAAGTTCATTGACGATCTAAGTTTACGCTTAAGTTATGGTGCAAGTGGAAAAGCACCAGGCAGCAACTATGCTTATTTTAACAATTACACACCATTTTCATGGTCGTATGCCGGTCGTGCAGCAGTTTATCCCTCTAATATCGAACTTTCCAGGTTGAAATGGGAAACTGTAGTCGGTAAGAACCTGGGTTTCAATTTATGGCTATTTGATAGTCGTGTTAAAATCGACGCGGAAATTTATCAAAACACCACTAAAAACATGTTTTACAATGACCTGAGGATCGCCGCTACTACTGGGTATAATGCCATTGATATGAACATTGGTACCATGAACAACAATGGTTGGGAAATCGGTATCAATACTACGCCTGTTAAAACCAAAAAATGGATTGTAAACTTTGATTTCAATATTTCGAGGAACATCAATTCCATCCAATCCATTTCAGAGTTCTACCCAAGAGAAAGTTCCATAGGACTTCCTGATCAGGGTGAATATAAGTCGTTCCTCCTGATCGGCAACCCTTTCGGATCTTATTACGGGTTTAAGTACAAAGGGGTGTATAAAGATGCCGATGCTACGATTGCCAGAGATCAGAACGGGAAAGAAATTGTTGGACCAAACGGCCAGACCATTTACATGCGTTACAATTACCCAACGGTTGATTATGTATTCCAACCGGGTGATGCTATGTATGAAGACATTAATCACGATGGAAACATTGATGAAAAAGATATGGTTTACCTCGGCAATTCGGTACCCAAGTTTACAGGCGGTTTTGGGCCAAGCGTAATCTTTAATGGCAACCTGAAAGTACAGGCATTTTTTAGTTATCGCTACGGTTACGATATCGTAAACATGGCTAAAATTACCACCACCAATATGTATGGGGTAAACAACCAGAGTACTGCAGTTTTAAGGCGCTGGAGAAACCCTGGTGATGTAACTGATATGCCACGTGCTTTATACGGCGTAGGTTATAACTGGTTAGGCTCCGACCGTTATGTAGAAGACGCTTCCTTTATCCGTTTAAGCTCGGTTACCGTACGCTACAACTTTACCCAGAATATGCTGAAAAGGGTTGGTGTAAAAAGTGCCAGCATTTATGTAACCGGACAAAATTTATATACCTGGACGAAATATACCGGACAAGATCCTGATGTAACCTCTGTAGGGAGCAGTAATCCTTTTTCTTACGCAGCTGATGGCTCGCTTACTCCACCATCCAAAACCTTTACAATGGGCTTAACCCTTGGACTCTAA
- a CDS encoding signal transduction histidine kinase/ligand-binding sensor domain-containing protein/CheY-like chemotaxis protein/AraC-like DNA-binding protein (product_source=COG0642/COG3292/COG0784/COG2207; cath_funfam=1.10.10.60,1.10.287.130,2.60.40.10,3.30.565.10,3.40.50.2300; cog=COG0642,COG0784,COG2207,COG3292; pfam=PF00072,PF00512,PF02518,PF07494,PF07495,PF12833; smart=SM00060,SM00342,SM00387,SM00388,SM00448,SM00564; superfamily=49265,52172,55874,63829; transmembrane_helix_parts=Outside_1_891,TMhelix_892_914,Inside_915_1456) has protein sequence MPIITICLSFFSAFSQLKSNIAHYSTEDGLSHDGVLCITQDRDGFMWFGTFDGLNRFDGTNFVVYKSRPGDTSNLRTNKIREIVEDKSGYLWVKTYDFKIYRFDKRTEQFLPVSDGPFKAFFKDQVIIDHMVPDIKNGVWLLTENQGLLYAANNFKGQPGIIQFAKEQQPGRQIKGNAVKFRYRDEKQRIWIGTEGGLNCLQGNNNGNYQVLRFSAPIEKMLSSYAVNCVAQSKESLYFGTGDGNLLIYDLRTQSFQVKQISKGTAFNSICYSKAGLIYISTMGKGMLTVDPISFKVSQSGSKENYLSLNEDHSGLIWIEPQENGIIKYDPKTQQYKYFSQKRDFNFSSRDYSVVADANGILWVSMKGGGFGFYNPQRDEIDYFYDQPGSSDQKFSNIITSLYVDRMGTLWMSARDGGINKVVSLTDKFNYHRLANNPKNRSENEVRAMMHDQKGRLWVCSKDGRIRVYENDKEVDVFGRGNKQIGTVYSIIEDSRGNVWLGTKGDGLFKATPTDQKRNLYTLKNFRNNPSDVNSLSSDLVYSVIEDSRGRIWVGTLGGGINLLSNIDGKEGFKNFYNAFHNYPFGWAKVIRHLLEDNNGRIWIGTSNGLLRFDPNKPVTNGYRFLAYRKIRGDHASLGNNSVQYIYKDKAGGIWIATFGGGLNKVIADPKNPDVLRFEVFTTQNGLANDVLLSMSGDKEGNFWIATERGLSRFNPKHKTFKNYDSFDGLPKVGFSEATCFTANNGQLYFGLTDGYIKFNPLKIADQRTSSKMALTKIQLYYKDIDPGDKDSPLKFTINETKSLVLNYDQNVISIDYTVLDYRASNKITYAYKLEGFDKTWHQVNDLRRATYTNIPPGTYTFKVRATNDDLFLTLPEKTLEIIVRPPFYLSWFAYLIYFLLAIVIAVLARRIIVTMIRLRNKVLVEQKLTEVKLSFFTNISHELRTPLTLIVNPLEEISRNEKLSDRGRKFINVIHRNATRMIRFTNQLLDFRKLQNGKMQLNVAEIDLVALSKDVASHFSAMADEKQIKFDVLADQQPVLAWVDGEKIEIILYNLLSNAFKFTPPHRKIWIEIKTEEETGDILIHIIDEGKGISTDKLEEIFEIYHEESITADTNLKGTGIGLALARGLALSHHGKLWAEQHSSGGMIFTLRLKSGYTHFDASEVNFTEKSSLEEPLSLSMPVGNQASPINSNTNGQHPQLLIVEDNPDLRNFLELRFKDHYRVSTAGDGAEGFEMALAILPDLIISDVMMPKMDGIQMLDQLKNDAATSHIPVILLTAKSSIESRIEGLKYGADIYLTKPFNTDFLSAAIDNLIRSRKKLFEQLSNRQEQRIVSLQPDEIVITSKDESFLKEMIKIVEEGMIQSDFNIDEVAAAIGMGRTTFYKKLKSLTSLSPVEFVRDMRLKRSKQLLDSGKCTVSEAGYLSGFNSLPYFSTCFKEKYNVSPSAYLKTMVYT, from the coding sequence TTGCCGATCATAACGATTTGCTTGTCTTTTTTCTCTGCTTTTTCACAATTGAAAAGCAATATCGCGCATTACTCTACCGAAGATGGGCTTTCGCATGATGGTGTGCTCTGCATTACCCAAGACCGCGACGGTTTTATGTGGTTTGGTACTTTTGATGGCCTAAACCGTTTCGACGGGACAAATTTTGTGGTTTACAAAAGCAGGCCTGGCGATACCTCTAACTTACGGACCAATAAAATAAGGGAAATTGTAGAAGATAAATCGGGTTACCTGTGGGTAAAAACCTACGATTTTAAGATTTATCGTTTTGATAAGCGTACTGAACAGTTTTTACCCGTTTCTGATGGGCCTTTTAAAGCATTTTTTAAAGACCAGGTAATTATCGACCACATGGTGCCTGATATTAAAAATGGTGTTTGGTTGCTAACTGAAAATCAAGGGCTTTTGTATGCCGCAAATAACTTTAAAGGGCAACCCGGCATCATACAGTTTGCTAAAGAGCAACAGCCTGGCAGACAAATTAAAGGAAACGCTGTGAAATTCAGGTACCGCGATGAAAAGCAAAGAATCTGGATAGGCACCGAAGGTGGATTGAACTGTCTACAAGGGAATAACAATGGTAACTATCAAGTGCTCAGGTTTTCTGCGCCTATAGAAAAAATGCTTTCTTCTTATGCTGTTAATTGTGTTGCTCAGAGCAAAGAATCGCTTTATTTTGGTACTGGTGATGGAAATTTATTAATCTACGACCTAAGGACGCAATCTTTTCAGGTTAAACAGATTAGTAAGGGAACTGCGTTTAATTCCATTTGTTATTCAAAAGCGGGTCTGATTTATATTTCTACCATGGGAAAAGGAATGCTCACGGTTGATCCCATCAGTTTTAAAGTAAGCCAATCTGGAAGCAAAGAAAATTATTTATCCCTTAACGAAGACCATTCAGGATTAATCTGGATCGAGCCACAGGAAAACGGAATTATAAAGTACGATCCTAAAACACAACAGTATAAATATTTCAGCCAAAAAAGAGATTTCAATTTCTCGAGCCGCGATTATAGCGTAGTTGCCGATGCAAACGGGATATTATGGGTAAGCATGAAAGGTGGTGGTTTTGGCTTCTATAATCCACAGCGCGATGAGATTGATTATTTTTATGATCAGCCCGGCTCTTCAGACCAAAAGTTTTCCAATATTATTACGAGTTTATATGTAGACCGGATGGGGACCCTTTGGATGAGCGCACGCGATGGTGGGATTAATAAAGTGGTTTCGCTTACTGATAAATTTAATTACCACCGTTTAGCCAATAACCCTAAAAACCGCTCAGAAAATGAAGTAAGGGCCATGATGCACGATCAGAAGGGGCGCTTATGGGTTTGCAGTAAAGACGGCCGCATTCGGGTTTACGAAAATGATAAAGAAGTTGATGTTTTTGGAAGAGGAAATAAACAGATTGGTACGGTTTACAGCATTATAGAAGACAGCAGGGGTAATGTTTGGTTAGGAACAAAAGGCGATGGCCTGTTTAAAGCCACACCAACAGATCAAAAAAGGAATCTTTATACACTTAAGAATTTTAGAAACAACCCCTCGGATGTAAACAGTTTGAGCAGCGATCTGGTATATTCGGTTATTGAAGATTCGAGAGGGCGCATTTGGGTAGGCACGCTGGGTGGTGGTATTAATTTGTTGAGCAATATCGATGGCAAAGAAGGTTTTAAGAATTTTTACAATGCTTTTCATAATTATCCTTTTGGCTGGGCCAAGGTTATCCGGCATTTATTAGAAGACAACAATGGCAGGATCTGGATTGGAACAAGCAATGGTTTACTGCGCTTTGATCCGAACAAGCCAGTTACCAATGGTTACCGGTTTTTAGCTTACCGTAAAATCCGTGGAGACCATGCCAGTTTGGGGAATAATAGCGTACAGTATATTTACAAAGATAAAGCTGGCGGCATCTGGATCGCTACTTTTGGTGGCGGTTTAAATAAAGTAATTGCCGATCCGAAAAATCCTGATGTATTACGCTTTGAGGTTTTTACCACACAAAATGGACTGGCGAATGATGTACTGCTAAGCATGAGTGGCGACAAAGAAGGTAACTTCTGGATTGCTACCGAACGCGGTCTATCCAGGTTTAACCCAAAACATAAAACATTCAAAAACTACGATTCTTTCGACGGATTGCCAAAGGTTGGTTTTTCTGAGGCTACCTGTTTTACGGCAAACAATGGGCAACTTTATTTTGGCCTTACTGATGGTTATATCAAATTTAATCCTTTAAAAATTGCCGATCAGCGTACCTCATCGAAAATGGCGCTGACCAAAATTCAACTGTATTATAAGGATATTGATCCCGGAGATAAAGATTCTCCTTTAAAATTTACCATCAACGAAACTAAGTCGCTGGTGCTCAACTACGATCAGAATGTAATTAGTATTGATTACACGGTGCTCGATTACCGTGCCTCCAACAAAATAACCTATGCTTATAAGCTCGAAGGCTTTGATAAAACCTGGCACCAGGTAAACGATTTGCGCAGAGCAACCTATACCAACATTCCGCCAGGCACCTATACCTTTAAAGTGCGGGCCACAAATGATGATCTTTTTTTAACCCTACCCGAAAAAACATTGGAGATCATTGTCCGTCCGCCTTTTTATTTAAGCTGGTTTGCCTATCTCATTTATTTTTTGCTGGCTATTGTTATCGCTGTTTTAGCAAGGCGGATTATTGTAACTATGATCAGATTACGCAACAAGGTTTTGGTAGAACAGAAATTAACGGAGGTTAAACTCTCTTTTTTTACCAATATCTCGCACGAACTCAGAACGCCACTTACCCTGATTGTAAATCCCTTAGAAGAAATATCGCGTAACGAAAAATTATCAGACAGGGGGAGGAAATTTATCAATGTGATCCACCGAAATGCGACCCGGATGATCAGGTTTACCAATCAGTTACTTGATTTTAGGAAACTGCAGAACGGAAAAATGCAGCTTAATGTAGCTGAAATTGATTTGGTGGCTTTATCCAAAGATGTGGCCAGCCATTTTTCTGCCATGGCCGACGAAAAGCAGATTAAATTCGATGTTCTTGCAGATCAGCAACCGGTTTTGGCCTGGGTAGACGGAGAAAAGATTGAAATTATCCTTTATAATTTGCTCTCCAACGCATTTAAATTTACACCACCTCATCGAAAAATCTGGATCGAGATTAAAACTGAAGAAGAAACCGGCGATATATTGATTCACATTATTGATGAGGGCAAGGGTATTTCAACAGATAAACTGGAGGAAATATTTGAAATCTATCACGAAGAAAGTATTACCGCAGATACCAATTTAAAGGGGACGGGAATTGGTTTGGCACTCGCCCGTGGATTGGCTTTAAGTCACCATGGCAAGCTGTGGGCCGAACAGCATAGCAGTGGCGGCATGATTTTTACCCTGCGGCTAAAATCCGGATATACCCATTTCGATGCTTCGGAAGTGAACTTTACTGAAAAGAGCAGCCTGGAAGAACCGTTAAGTTTAAGCATGCCTGTGGGAAACCAGGCGTCACCAATCAATTCGAATACCAATGGCCAACACCCGCAATTGTTAATTGTAGAGGATAATCCTGACCTCCGAAACTTTCTGGAGCTTAGGTTTAAAGATCATTATCGCGTTAGCACAGCTGGTGATGGTGCTGAAGGTTTTGAAATGGCATTGGCCATACTGCCCGACTTGATTATCAGCGACGTAATGATGCCTAAAATGGATGGCATCCAAATGCTCGATCAGTTAAAAAATGATGCGGCTACCAGCCACATTCCCGTAATTTTACTCACCGCTAAATCTTCTATTGAAAGCCGGATTGAAGGTTTAAAATATGGCGCAGATATTTATTTAACCAAACCTTTTAATACTGATTTTCTCTCTGCGGCAATTGATAATTTGATCCGTTCGAGGAAAAAACTCTTCGAGCAACTCTCCAATAGACAAGAGCAGCGTATTGTATCCCTTCAGCCTGACGAAATTGTTATTACCTCAAAGGACGAAAGCTTTTTGAAAGAAATGATCAAAATTGTGGAAGAGGGGATGATTCAATCTGATTTTAATATTGATGAGGTTGCGGCAGCAATTGGCATGGGCAGAACAACTTTCTATAAAAAGCTAAAGAGTTTGACCTCATTGAGTCCGGTGGAGTTTGTACGCGATATGCGCCTTAAACGCAGTAAACAACTGTTAGATTCGGGCAAGTGCACCGTTTCGGAAGCGGGTTACCTATCCGGTTTTAACAGTTTGCCTTATTTCAGTACCTGTTTTAAGGAGAAGTATAATGTTTCGCCGTCGGCTTATCTAAAAACAATGGTATATACCTAG